A part of Microbacterium atlanticum genomic DNA contains:
- a CDS encoding CGNR zinc finger domain-containing protein: MLFDNDARAAFGVITDLLNTSAQRSGGSEDLLEHSATIDQIAVRNALSYKPEHSRAEEVEVRLLRSRLEDFLRHPSVDARIALVNSLLVSAGSTPQLAAHSGDERPHFHYTMDDATFSSKLTALTGIGLARLLTTQGEDRFRICDGQDCEKTFIDVSKNASRRYCDSQTCGNRLHAARYRARRGEQSA; this comes from the coding sequence ATGCTCTTCGATAATGACGCCAGGGCAGCGTTCGGGGTGATCACCGACCTGCTGAACACCTCGGCGCAGCGTTCGGGCGGCAGCGAGGACCTGCTCGAGCACTCCGCGACCATCGATCAGATCGCGGTTCGCAACGCCCTTTCTTACAAGCCGGAGCACTCACGGGCCGAGGAGGTGGAAGTGCGGCTCCTCCGCAGCCGACTCGAAGATTTCCTCCGCCACCCGAGCGTCGACGCCCGGATCGCGCTGGTCAACTCACTGCTCGTGTCTGCCGGCAGCACTCCGCAATTGGCAGCCCACTCGGGCGACGAGCGCCCCCACTTCCACTACACGATGGACGACGCGACCTTCTCATCCAAGCTCACCGCGCTCACCGGAATCGGCCTGGCTCGCCTCCTCACCACGCAGGGTGAGGACCGCTTCCGCATCTGCGACGGCCAGGACTGCGAGAAGACGTTCATCGACGTCTCCAAGAACGCCTCGCGTCGCTACTGCGACAGCCAGACGTGCGGCAACCGCCTGCACGCCGCGCGCTACCGCGCACGGCGGGGAGAGCAGAGCGCTTAG
- a CDS encoding transporter substrate-binding domain-containing protein translates to MSITQNRSARRRSAGALTVVGVAILALAGCASASADADTAAESVVPESDRGILVDSVPEEFADGITVATQADIAPLTYTTDDGEVVGFDQDLLAALSDVVGVEFTVEPVTFENLILGLESGTYDFVADTTIKNERLAKYDMLSYMTSSYSAAGLADADKLDDDVTGLCGHSMGVVSGEVIIDFVKTQIDPECSAAGLDAVSLTEYKDFASTVLAVRSENVEGMIVDTMTFGYFQSGEAGADFAYNGPTRLNPSNSGYSFLKGQNQELAVVIQEALNTLVDDGVYAELLEKYGLTESGVEGGPVLNPEASI, encoded by the coding sequence ATGAGCATCACCCAGAACCGCTCGGCTCGTCGACGCAGCGCAGGCGCCCTCACTGTGGTGGGCGTCGCCATCCTCGCCCTGGCGGGCTGCGCCTCGGCGAGTGCGGACGCCGACACGGCGGCGGAGTCCGTCGTTCCGGAGAGCGATCGCGGCATCCTCGTCGACAGCGTGCCCGAGGAGTTCGCGGACGGCATCACGGTGGCCACGCAGGCCGATATCGCTCCGCTGACCTACACCACCGACGACGGTGAGGTCGTCGGGTTCGATCAGGATCTGCTCGCCGCGCTCTCGGACGTCGTCGGCGTCGAGTTCACGGTCGAGCCGGTCACGTTCGAGAACCTCATCCTCGGCCTCGAGAGCGGCACATACGACTTCGTCGCCGACACCACCATCAAGAACGAGCGACTCGCGAAGTACGACATGCTCAGCTACATGACCTCGTCGTACAGCGCCGCGGGTCTTGCCGACGCGGATAAGCTCGACGACGACGTGACCGGGCTGTGCGGCCACTCGATGGGCGTCGTCTCGGGCGAGGTCATCATCGACTTCGTCAAGACGCAGATCGACCCGGAGTGCTCCGCCGCCGGGCTCGACGCGGTCTCGCTCACCGAGTACAAGGACTTCGCGTCGACCGTGCTCGCCGTGCGCAGCGAGAACGTCGAGGGCATGATCGTCGACACGATGACCTTCGGGTACTTCCAGTCGGGCGAGGCCGGCGCGGACTTCGCGTACAACGGCCCGACCCGGCTGAACCCGTCGAACTCCGGGTATTCCTTCCTCAAGGGGCAGAACCAGGAGCTCGCCGTCGTAATCCAGGAGGCGCTGAACACCCTCGTGGACGACGGCGTCTACGCAGAGCTGCTGGAGAAGTACGGTCTCACCGAATCCGGTGTCGAGGGCGGGCCCGTCCTCAACCCCGAAGCGAGCATCTGA
- a CDS encoding amino acid ABC transporter permease → MPLLETGTTDAKRVALAELKTRPRPAIGRYVAATVAVLAALLFIWSLVVNEAIDWSDVGRYLFNPRILDGVVVTIQITVLSLLVGFSSGLIIALMRLSQSRIMQTIAVVWVWFFRAVPVLVILILVNNIALLYPELGIGLPGMPMLIGVDTKTVVSPFLAAVIAFGANEGAYASEVFRASIKSVPTGQFEAAKALGMGSVRMYTRVVLPQAMRIAVPPLSNNTINMLKGTSLVSYIGVADLLYTSQSIYAQNYLVIPLLLVACLWYLLLVSVLSVAQSLLERRLGFDRKRRQKARLAEETLSNG, encoded by the coding sequence ATGCCCCTTCTCGAAACGGGGACGACGGACGCGAAGCGCGTGGCCTTGGCCGAGTTGAAGACTCGGCCGAGGCCCGCCATCGGCCGATATGTCGCCGCCACCGTCGCCGTCCTAGCAGCCCTGCTCTTCATTTGGAGTCTCGTTGTCAACGAGGCGATCGACTGGAGCGACGTCGGGCGCTACCTGTTCAACCCGCGCATCCTCGACGGCGTCGTGGTCACGATCCAGATAACGGTGCTGTCGCTGCTCGTCGGGTTCTCCAGCGGCCTCATCATCGCCCTGATGCGGCTCTCGCAGAGTCGCATCATGCAGACGATCGCGGTGGTGTGGGTCTGGTTCTTCCGTGCCGTGCCTGTGCTGGTGATCCTCATCCTGGTCAACAACATCGCGCTGCTGTACCCCGAGCTCGGGATCGGCCTGCCCGGGATGCCGATGCTCATCGGCGTCGACACCAAGACCGTCGTCTCGCCTTTCCTCGCCGCGGTGATCGCCTTCGGCGCGAATGAGGGCGCATACGCCAGCGAGGTGTTCCGAGCGTCGATCAAGAGTGTTCCGACCGGCCAGTTCGAGGCGGCGAAGGCGCTCGGCATGGGCTCGGTGCGGATGTACACGCGCGTCGTACTGCCGCAGGCGATGCGGATCGCCGTCCCACCGCTGTCGAACAACACCATCAACATGCTCAAGGGCACATCCCTGGTGTCCTACATCGGCGTCGCGGATCTGCTGTACACCTCGCAGTCGATCTACGCGCAGAACTACCTCGTGATCCCACTGCTGCTCGTCGCGTGCCTCTGGTACCTGCTGCTGGTCAGCGTGCTCAGCGTCGCCCAGAGCCTGCTCGAGCGCCGCCTCGGATTCGATCGGAAACGGCGCCAGAAGGCGCGACTCGCGGAGGAGACCCTCTCCAATGGCTGA